In the Pedobacter cryoconitis genome, ATCTCTTTAGTGAACTGTATCCCTGTATTTATCGCTTCAGATCCTGCATGGGAGAAAAGATTTATAGATGCTGGTATTCCAATTATCGGAGATGACATGCGCAGCCAATTCGGTGCAAGTATTGTTTCTCAGATGCTTCAGGAACTGGCTTTCGAAAGAGGTCACCATGTGAAAGCTCACATTCAGAGAAATGTTGGCGGAAATACAGATTTCCTTAATATGGAAGACAAAAATCGTCTGAAATCTAAAAAGATCTCTAAGGAAAACGTAATCCGTGCACAAAATGATATCAGAGGTATCTCTACAGAAGACAGTTTCCTTCACGCAGGCCCTTCAGAATATATCGCTTATTACGGAGACAATAAAGTAGCTAACTTCCGTCTGGAATTAGAAGGCTTTATGGGTGCACCTGTAATCTTTGATGCTCAACTATCAGTTCAGGATTCCCCTAACTCTGCAGGTGTAGTGATCGATGCGATCAGATACGTTTATGTAGCCAGAGAATTAGGTCTTGTAGGTGCTCTTAGAGGACCATCAGCTTCTACTCAGAAAACTCCACCAGAGCAAATGATGTTTAGTGATGCAATTTACGAATGTCATGCACTTGCTAAACGTGAGTTAACAGCATCAACAAGAAAACAATTAAAAAAATAGAACTTATAGCCCTATAAAAAAACGGCTCCAGACCTGAAAGGTCTGGAGCCGTTTTTTTATATAGAAATTAGCAGACTACCAGTTTCTTTGCGGACAAGTGACTTTGTACCTGTTATTCAGCAAAATGCCCAATACAATTTCATGCGTACCATTACTTATTGAACCCAGTTCAGAAGTTGTAAAATCATAAGCATAACTCAGCACAAACAGTGAGCTGATATTAAAACCTGCCATCGCAGATACCGCATCCTGCGGACGGTAACTTCCTCCAATCCAAAACTTATCTTTAAATGCTACTTTAAAATTTATATCTGCAGACAAAGGGGCAGGCTGGACTTTTTTGAACATGACTGAAGGAGTTACCGAAAGCTGCTCATTG is a window encoding:
- a CDS encoding inositol-3-phosphate synthase, coding for MHNQGKKIRVAILGVGNCASSLVQGVEFYTKHAEKTSGLMANDIGGYKAANIEFVCGFDVDERKIGQPLKEAIFAKPNCTIILNADIASEAPIYRSPVIDGVSPQMIAYPEANRFIIKDELKNTDILIDSVTYDQAQVTALRAEIVAQLRKHEAEVLINYLPVGSQLATEFYAEICIELGISLVNCIPVFIASDPAWEKRFIDAGIPIIGDDMRSQFGASIVSQMLQELAFERGHHVKAHIQRNVGGNTDFLNMEDKNRLKSKKISKENVIRAQNDIRGISTEDSFLHAGPSEYIAYYGDNKVANFRLELEGFMGAPVIFDAQLSVQDSPNSAGVVIDAIRYVYVARELGLVGALRGPSASTQKTPPEQMMFSDAIYECHALAKRELTASTRKQLKK